One genomic region from Lycorma delicatula isolate Av1 chromosome 1, ASM4794821v1, whole genome shotgun sequence encodes:
- the LOC142326557 gene encoding acyl-CoA Delta-9 desaturase-like isoform X2, translated as MAPNVTGSPASLFLAETEVISTKTVPSPVSTVSVDRPKYHWKIVWRNVIAFVYLHLGCLYGIYLLITTAKLLTFLWTILVASAGAIGVTAGSHRLWAHKAYRAHWPLRVILAIFQTLAFQNHIYEWVRDHRVHHKFTDTDADPHNSNRGFFFSHIGWLMIRKHKDVLIKGKTVDMSDLEKDWVVMLQKQLYMVIMPLFCFAIPTYIPIYFWNENPWIAWYVAGITRYTLSLNFTWLVNSAAHIWGTKPYDKNINPTENMSVAILTFGEGWHNYHHAFPWDYKAAELGSYSKNFTTAFIDFFAKIGWAYDMKTATPDMIKRRVLRTGDGSHPKFHHHNDEVWGWGDKDMKPEEQAMVEIINKKED; from the exons ATGGCTCCTAACGTAACAGGGTCGCCGGCATCACTGTTTTTAGCTGAAACAGAAGTCATCTCAACAAAAACTGTTCCCTCTCCTGTTTCTACAGTTTCCGTCGATCGCCCAAAATATCACTGGAAGATAGTGTGGAGAAACGTAATCGCATTTGTATATCTCCATCTTGGATGTCTATATGGGATTTATCTTCTTATAACGACAGCAAAACTTCTTACATTTCTTTGGA CTATCTTGGTTGCCAGTGCTGGTGCGATAGGAGTGACTGCTGGATCACACAGGCTTTGGGCACATAAAGCATACAGAGCACATTGGCCACTAAGAGTAATACTTGCAATCTTTCAAACGTTAGCTTTTCAAAACCATATCTATGAATGGGTAAGAGATCACAGAGTGCACCATAAATTTACAGATACCGATGCTGATCCTCATAATTCAAATCGCGGTTTCTTCTTTTCACATATCGGTTGGCTTATGATTAGAAAACATAAAGatgttttaataaaaggaaaaacagtTGATATGTCTGATCTTGAGAAAGACTGGGTTGTAATGCTGCAAAAACA gtTGTACATGGTTATTATGCCACTATTTTGTTTTGCCATTCCAACTTATATACCGATTTACTTTTGGAATGAAAATCCTTGGATAGCATGGTATGTGGCTGGCATCACTCGATACACTCTTTCACTTAATTTCACCTGGTTAGTAAACAGTGCCGCTCATATTTGGGGAACAAAACCATACGACAA aaacatTAATCCCACAGAAAATATGTCAGTTGCAATATTGACGTTCGGTGAAGGATGGCATAATTATCACCATGCATTTCCTTGGGATTATAAAGCGGCAGAACTTGGAAGCTactcaaaaaattttacaactgctttcattgatttttttgctaaaattggTTGGGCATATGACATGAAAACTGCAACTCCAGACATGATAAAAAGACGAGTTTTACGTACAGGAGATGGAAGTCATCCTAAATTTCATCATCATAATGATGAAGTTTGGGGCTGGGGTGATAAAGATATGAAACCAGAAGAACAGGCAATGGtagaaatcattaataaaaaagaagattaa
- the LOC142326557 gene encoding acyl-CoA Delta-9 desaturase-like isoform X1: MQQENNSFEKLKLKAEIKMAPNVTGSPASLFLAETEVISTKTVPSPVSTVSVDRPKYHWKIVWRNVIAFVYLHLGCLYGIYLLITTAKLLTFLWTILVASAGAIGVTAGSHRLWAHKAYRAHWPLRVILAIFQTLAFQNHIYEWVRDHRVHHKFTDTDADPHNSNRGFFFSHIGWLMIRKHKDVLIKGKTVDMSDLEKDWVVMLQKQLYMVIMPLFCFAIPTYIPIYFWNENPWIAWYVAGITRYTLSLNFTWLVNSAAHIWGTKPYDKNINPTENMSVAILTFGEGWHNYHHAFPWDYKAAELGSYSKNFTTAFIDFFAKIGWAYDMKTATPDMIKRRVLRTGDGSHPKFHHHNDEVWGWGDKDMKPEEQAMVEIINKKED, from the exons aaGCTGAAATCAAGATGGCTCCTAACGTAACAGGGTCGCCGGCATCACTGTTTTTAGCTGAAACAGAAGTCATCTCAACAAAAACTGTTCCCTCTCCTGTTTCTACAGTTTCCGTCGATCGCCCAAAATATCACTGGAAGATAGTGTGGAGAAACGTAATCGCATTTGTATATCTCCATCTTGGATGTCTATATGGGATTTATCTTCTTATAACGACAGCAAAACTTCTTACATTTCTTTGGA CTATCTTGGTTGCCAGTGCTGGTGCGATAGGAGTGACTGCTGGATCACACAGGCTTTGGGCACATAAAGCATACAGAGCACATTGGCCACTAAGAGTAATACTTGCAATCTTTCAAACGTTAGCTTTTCAAAACCATATCTATGAATGGGTAAGAGATCACAGAGTGCACCATAAATTTACAGATACCGATGCTGATCCTCATAATTCAAATCGCGGTTTCTTCTTTTCACATATCGGTTGGCTTATGATTAGAAAACATAAAGatgttttaataaaaggaaaaacagtTGATATGTCTGATCTTGAGAAAGACTGGGTTGTAATGCTGCAAAAACA gtTGTACATGGTTATTATGCCACTATTTTGTTTTGCCATTCCAACTTATATACCGATTTACTTTTGGAATGAAAATCCTTGGATAGCATGGTATGTGGCTGGCATCACTCGATACACTCTTTCACTTAATTTCACCTGGTTAGTAAACAGTGCCGCTCATATTTGGGGAACAAAACCATACGACAA aaacatTAATCCCACAGAAAATATGTCAGTTGCAATATTGACGTTCGGTGAAGGATGGCATAATTATCACCATGCATTTCCTTGGGATTATAAAGCGGCAGAACTTGGAAGCTactcaaaaaattttacaactgctttcattgatttttttgctaaaattggTTGGGCATATGACATGAAAACTGCAACTCCAGACATGATAAAAAGACGAGTTTTACGTACAGGAGATGGAAGTCATCCTAAATTTCATCATCATAATGATGAAGTTTGGGGCTGGGGTGATAAAGATATGAAACCAGAAGAACAGGCAATGGtagaaatcattaataaaaaagaagattaa